In one Culex quinquefasciatus strain JHB chromosome 2, VPISU_Cqui_1.0_pri_paternal, whole genome shotgun sequence genomic region, the following are encoded:
- the LOC6031221 gene encoding uncharacterized protein LOC6031221 has protein sequence MSKYAIVVLCAVALAVAQLAEAAKEKHIKYNKEKDMMRKSIVYDKNTPDVFYCPTNKPTGMDKMIVRSRPIHKLCEYEGKPLPEDYKSDCYKDLDESDYACKEKYRIMMRMHPPGSDAPFNGSRLSRFIDMDEDMKRVKSKRQL, from the exons ATGAGTAAATACGCGATCGTCGTGCTTTGCGCCGTGGCACTTGCGGTCGCCCAGCTGGCCGAGGCCGCCAAGGAAAAGCACATCAAGTACAACAAGGAGAAGGACATGATGCGGAAGTCGATCGTGTACGACAAGAACACGCCCGACGTGTTCTACTGCCCGACGAACAAGCCTACCGGAATGGACAAGATGATCGTTAg ATCACGCCCCATTCACAAACTTTGCGAGTATGAAGGCAAACCACTTCCAGAGGACTACAAATCCGACTGCTACAAGGATCTCGACGAGAGTGACTACGCGTGCAAGGAGAAATACAGGATCATG ATGCGAATGCACCCACCAGGCAGTGACGCGCCCTTCAATGGCAGCCGGCTGAGTCGGTTCATCGATATGGACGAGGACATGAAGCGAGTTAAGTCGAAACGGCAGCTGTAG